A genomic region of Coriobacteriia bacterium contains the following coding sequences:
- the nhaA gene encoding Na+/H+ antiporter NhaA, producing the protein MTRQPAEALREVIDRQSLPSRLRESFGEFVHTEVAGAAALLLATAVALLIANSQYYVAYENFWHIDAGLYLGHVAFHETLVHWVNDALMALFFFVVGLEIKREVLVGELSERRKALLPILAALGGMVVPALIYLALNAGGTGAHGWGVPMATDIAFAIGVMALLGDRVPSGLKIFLVALAIADDLGAILVIAFAYTNNLQWGWLGWAAAMFVLLIALNRFKVDSPWPYFVIGGLLWLAVLLSGVHSTIAGVLVAITIPSTARLDPLLFTADTRRRLDRIEEAHVPGTHVLCDDTQQHVALDIRREARHTASPLQRLEFALHPWTTFLVLPLFALSNAGVRLVGEDLSALARTPIALGVLLGLVLGKPIGISAMTWVATKTGVAELPTGVRWSHILGAGMLGGIGFTMSLFVASIAFRGQVETTEAKAAILVASLVAGVLGYLMLRYGTGKHCTI; encoded by the coding sequence GTGACGCGGCAACCAGCAGAAGCTCTTCGCGAGGTCATCGACCGGCAGTCGCTGCCGAGCCGGCTTCGCGAGAGCTTTGGCGAGTTCGTTCACACCGAGGTTGCCGGCGCGGCTGCGCTTCTGCTGGCTACCGCGGTTGCCCTCCTGATCGCAAACTCCCAGTACTACGTCGCCTACGAGAACTTCTGGCATATCGACGCAGGGCTCTACTTGGGGCACGTTGCGTTTCACGAGACGCTCGTCCACTGGGTCAACGACGCGCTGATGGCACTGTTCTTCTTCGTGGTGGGACTCGAGATCAAGCGAGAGGTGCTCGTCGGAGAGCTTTCCGAGCGGCGCAAGGCGCTGCTTCCCATCCTCGCGGCACTCGGCGGCATGGTGGTTCCCGCGCTCATCTACCTCGCGCTGAACGCGGGAGGTACCGGCGCGCACGGCTGGGGCGTTCCGATGGCCACCGACATCGCGTTTGCGATCGGGGTGATGGCACTGCTCGGCGACCGAGTCCCGAGCGGGTTGAAGATCTTCCTCGTCGCGCTGGCGATCGCGGACGACCTCGGCGCGATTCTGGTCATCGCGTTCGCGTACACCAACAACCTGCAGTGGGGATGGCTTGGTTGGGCGGCAGCGATGTTCGTGCTGCTCATCGCTCTTAACCGCTTCAAGGTCGACAGTCCCTGGCCGTACTTCGTCATCGGCGGGCTGCTGTGGCTTGCCGTACTGCTCTCGGGCGTGCACTCGACGATTGCCGGCGTGCTCGTCGCGATAACCATACCGTCCACCGCCCGCCTCGACCCGCTCCTCTTTACAGCCGACACGCGACGTCGACTCGACCGTATCGAGGAAGCACACGTTCCCGGCACCCACGTTCTGTGCGACGACACGCAGCAGCACGTCGCGCTCGACATCCGCCGAGAGGCCCGGCACACCGCCTCGCCGTTGCAGCGCCTCGAGTTCGCGTTGCACCCGTGGACGACCTTCCTCGTGCTGCCGCTGTTCGCCCTGAGCAACGCTGGCGTGCGACTGGTGGGCGAGGACCTCTCGGCGCTGGCACGGACACCGATTGCGCTGGGGGTGCTGCTGGGGCTCGTGCTCGGCAAGCCGATCGGGATTTCGGCCATGACGTGGGTTGCCACCAAGACCGGAGTCGCCGAGCTACCCACCGGCGTGCGCTGGAGCCACATCCTTGGCGCCGGGATGCTGGGTGGCATCGGATTCACGATGTCGCTGTTCGTAGCGAGCATCGCGTTTCGCGGACAGGTTGAGACGACTGAAGCCAAGGCCGCGATCCTGGTGGCGTCGCTCGTTGCCGGCGTTCTCGGCTACCTGATGCTGCGCTACGGGACGGGGAAGCACTGCACTATCTAG
- a CDS encoding GNAT family N-acetyltransferase, whose protein sequence is MPEPTIRPATDADAAAIAAIYNHYIRSSTATFDTEEKSVEDRLAWLGEHGGAHPVLVAQDEGGGVLAWGSLSKWGTRCAYRHSVEISVYVAPDATQAGLGPAMCEALIERGRELGHHAIVSQIVSENEPSLKMAARLGFENVGRLRQVGRKFDRWLDIILMELLVEPPSAEQAVL, encoded by the coding sequence ATGCCCGAACCCACGATAAGACCTGCCACCGACGCTGATGCAGCGGCCATCGCCGCGATCTACAACCACTACATCCGAAGCTCCACCGCAACGTTCGATACCGAAGAGAAGTCGGTCGAGGATCGCTTGGCGTGGCTCGGAGAGCATGGCGGAGCGCACCCGGTCTTAGTCGCGCAGGACGAAGGCGGCGGCGTGCTCGCCTGGGGATCGCTGAGCAAGTGGGGCACGCGCTGCGCCTACCGGCATTCAGTCGAGATATCGGTCTACGTCGCGCCCGACGCCACGCAGGCTGGCCTCGGCCCGGCGATGTGTGAGGCGCTGATCGAGCGCGGTCGCGAGCTGGGCCATCACGCGATCGTCAGCCAGATCGTGAGTGAGAACGAGCCGTCGCTGAAGATGGCCGCAAGGCTCGGCTTCGAGAACGTGGGCCGACTGCGGCAGGTCGGCCGCAAGTTCGACCGCTGGCTCGACATCATCCTCATGGAACTCCTCGTTGAGCCGCCATCCGCCGAGCAGGCCGTGCTGTGA